A window of the Cystobacter fuscus genome harbors these coding sequences:
- a CDS encoding M23 family metallopeptidase, which produces MLSLSCRRLPLVLLVLGLSAFAAEPSPQLLLQPSRARPGDPVLITMRGPKEAPTGTLGERPLRFFAVPGGFAALIGLPVEQVPGQLPLTVLVAGAPGAEPTRLTHMLDVGEPGWRTRTLKVANKFVKPPPEVEARMEADQAAFSTAFAQPFADPLFDKAFVLPRKARVTAPYGDLRTFNGQKQSQHFGTDLSGGTGTPVSAANGGTVVMTRDNYAAGNTVLLHHGAGLYTAYFHLSAIAVKEGERVKRGQLLGKVGNTGRVTGPHLHWGARIDDLWVDPTTLLQLQFTASDRSTSGAASRETR; this is translated from the coding sequence GTGCTCAGCCTGTCCTGTCGGCGTCTGCCCCTCGTCCTGCTCGTCCTCGGTCTGTCGGCCTTCGCCGCCGAGCCCTCGCCCCAACTCCTCCTCCAGCCCTCCCGGGCCCGGCCGGGCGACCCGGTCCTCATCACCATGCGCGGGCCGAAGGAGGCACCCACGGGAACACTGGGAGAGCGTCCCTTGCGCTTCTTCGCCGTCCCCGGGGGCTTCGCCGCCCTCATCGGCCTTCCCGTGGAGCAGGTGCCGGGACAGTTGCCGTTGACGGTGCTGGTGGCGGGTGCGCCGGGCGCGGAGCCCACGCGCCTCACCCACATGCTGGACGTGGGGGAGCCCGGTTGGCGCACGCGCACCCTGAAGGTGGCCAACAAGTTCGTGAAGCCCCCACCCGAGGTGGAGGCCCGCATGGAGGCGGATCAGGCCGCCTTCAGCACGGCTTTCGCGCAGCCCTTCGCCGACCCCCTCTTCGACAAGGCCTTCGTCCTGCCGCGCAAGGCGCGCGTCACCGCGCCCTATGGAGACCTGCGCACCTTCAACGGGCAGAAGCAGAGCCAGCACTTCGGCACGGATCTCTCCGGGGGCACGGGCACGCCCGTCTCCGCCGCCAACGGGGGCACGGTGGTGATGACGCGCGACAACTACGCCGCGGGCAACACGGTGCTCCTCCACCACGGAGCCGGCCTCTACACGGCCTACTTCCACCTGTCGGCCATCGCCGTGAAGGAGGGCGAGCGCGTCAAGCGCGGACAGCTGCTCGGCAAGGTGGGCAACACGGGCCGCGTCACCGGGCCCCACCTGCACTGGGGCGCTCGCATCGACGACCTGTGGGTGGACCCCACGACGCTGCTCCAACTCCAATTCACCGCTAGCGATCGTTCCACTTCGGGGGCCGCTTCTCGCGAAACGCGCTGA
- a CDS encoding TetR/AcrR family transcriptional regulator yields MSQRQSKSVEAGSRENERRHTILRAAIDVFARKGYHGCRIADVAREAGVAYGLVYHYFKNKDELLETVAETGWGGFVSRIRAVAEEESSSLEAKVRGIADVAFEAYRVDPRAVKVLILEIARSPAGGHVASRQQAFLDVIRMAADMFARAQAAGQLRPELDPMLCASLLCGAIEMGLTAFVSGLMEDRSPEALDRAKVQIAESFLRGVLPSSAPLTETSWKQESPSSGTKPKVGKRV; encoded by the coding sequence GTGAGTCAGCGGCAGAGCAAGTCGGTGGAGGCAGGGAGCCGGGAGAACGAGCGCCGCCACACCATCCTGCGCGCGGCGATCGACGTGTTCGCCCGCAAGGGCTACCACGGCTGTCGCATCGCCGACGTGGCACGTGAGGCGGGCGTGGCCTACGGCCTCGTCTACCACTACTTCAAGAACAAGGACGAGCTGCTCGAGACCGTCGCCGAGACGGGCTGGGGCGGCTTCGTCTCGCGCATCCGCGCGGTGGCCGAGGAGGAGAGCAGCTCGCTCGAGGCCAAGGTGCGCGGCATCGCCGACGTGGCCTTCGAGGCCTACCGCGTGGATCCCCGCGCGGTGAAGGTGCTCATCCTGGAGATCGCCCGCAGTCCCGCGGGCGGCCATGTCGCCAGCCGGCAGCAGGCCTTCCTGGACGTCATCCGCATGGCGGCGGACATGTTCGCTCGCGCCCAGGCCGCCGGGCAGCTGCGCCCGGAGCTGGATCCCATGCTCTGCGCCTCGCTCCTGTGCGGCGCCATCGAAATGGGACTCACCGCCTTCGTGTCCGGGTTGATGGAAGACCGCAGCCCCGAGGCCCTGGACCGGGCGAAGGTGCAGATCGCCGAGTCCTTTCTGCGCGGCGTGCTTCCCAGCTCCGCCCCGCTCACGGAGACGTCATGGAAGCAGGAGAGTCCGTCGTCCGGTACGAAGCCGAAGGTGGGCAAGCGCGTCTGA
- a CDS encoding endonuclease/exonuclease/phosphatase family protein — MGLTLVSYNIHSGIGTDGRFDLERVEEVLREVDADLIALQEVGDYRGLTPREDHPEHLARQLGLHLAFGSNVERAGRRYGNAILSRLPILRSRNYDLSVGDNEPRGALRCDLDLGGGQQLHLFCLHLGLGIRERRRQESLLLSSDILRDAVRSVPLVVCGDFNYWGPGAVRGLARQAIHDAALELERRDRTFPSRFPLLRLDRIYVDEGVRPLSLQAHRTPLSALASDHLPLVLRFETRPQPQVSDSAPVQLIGLGAPGAARAGRS, encoded by the coding sequence GTGGGGCTGACGCTCGTCTCCTACAACATCCACAGTGGTATCGGGACGGATGGCCGCTTCGATCTGGAGCGGGTGGAGGAGGTGCTGCGTGAAGTCGACGCGGACCTCATCGCGCTCCAGGAAGTGGGGGACTACCGGGGCCTGACGCCCCGGGAGGATCACCCCGAGCACCTGGCCAGGCAGTTGGGGCTGCACCTGGCGTTCGGCTCCAACGTGGAGCGCGCTGGCCGCCGCTACGGCAACGCCATCCTCTCCCGCCTGCCCATCCTCCGCTCGCGCAACTACGACCTGAGCGTGGGCGACAACGAGCCCCGGGGCGCCCTGCGCTGTGATCTCGACCTGGGCGGGGGCCAGCAGTTGCACCTCTTCTGCCTGCACCTGGGGCTGGGCATCCGCGAGCGCCGCCGGCAGGAGTCCCTGTTGCTGTCCTCCGACATCCTCCGCGACGCCGTGCGCAGCGTGCCGCTCGTGGTGTGTGGAGACTTCAACTATTGGGGGCCCGGCGCGGTGCGCGGCCTGGCTCGTCAGGCCATCCACGACGCGGCCCTGGAGCTGGAGCGCCGTGATCGCACCTTCCCCTCCCGCTTTCCGCTGCTGCGGCTGGATCGCATCTACGTGGACGAGGGCGTGAGGCCGCTGTCGCTCCAGGCCCACCGCACCCCGCTGTCCGCGCTGGCCTCGGATCACCTGCCGCTCGTGCTGCGCTTCGAGACGCGGCCTCAGCCCCAGGTGTCCGACTCCGCTCCGGTGCAGCTCATCGGCCTGGGCGCCCCGGGCGCCGCTCGAGCGGGACGAAGCTGA
- a CDS encoding alpha/beta fold hydrolase: MRLPDWRAATPTGPHTPTVDEVDFRSLYQKTKYVVETADGWSLVITRYRPVKQPFAQPLFGEPLLLVHGFSQNRHAWTSGQFVKNLLFFGVDIHILELRGHGKSSIEFQKDRAARFRRPLPADLDYGWDIDSYFLYDLPAAVSGVKRITRRERIFYCGHSMGGMLGYGYAGIHDDFEGLITIGSAADLGRGTMLLRMLSMWTGVIGSSIDLAFAGRNLEERVGYEGRRLLARGVAPLHEGLSQWLSPKEAPRERQFRAIPVDDWLKFAERQLARAEEYPLVNRITTRINRLSNPARASAKDVRWLLREGGEREPRKVVEQFASWIRRGEMVCYRTGFDFKRGFSKIHIPMAIIFGDMDPLASLESTRSVYHAAKSEYLLWRPVKGNSHLELTMGHDIRQICYDIKNLIEYARTHRTRGPALPRIEK; this comes from the coding sequence ATGCGCTTGCCGGATTGGAGAGCGGCGACTCCAACGGGTCCCCACACACCGACGGTCGACGAGGTCGACTTCCGGTCGCTCTACCAGAAGACGAAGTACGTCGTGGAGACCGCCGATGGCTGGTCTCTGGTCATCACCCGCTACCGCCCCGTCAAGCAGCCCTTCGCGCAGCCCCTGTTCGGTGAGCCACTGCTCCTGGTTCATGGCTTCTCGCAGAACCGCCACGCGTGGACGAGCGGCCAGTTCGTCAAGAACCTGCTGTTCTTCGGTGTGGACATCCACATCCTGGAACTGCGCGGCCACGGCAAGAGTTCCATCGAGTTCCAGAAGGATCGCGCCGCGCGCTTCCGCCGTCCGCTGCCCGCGGACCTGGACTACGGCTGGGACATCGACAGCTACTTTCTCTATGACCTGCCGGCCGCGGTGTCGGGCGTCAAGCGCATCACCCGGCGCGAGCGCATCTTCTACTGCGGCCACTCGATGGGCGGGATGCTCGGCTACGGGTACGCGGGCATCCACGATGACTTCGAGGGCCTCATCACCATCGGCTCCGCGGCGGACCTGGGCCGGGGCACGATGCTCCTGCGGATGCTGTCGATGTGGACGGGAGTGATCGGCTCGAGCATCGACCTGGCGTTCGCGGGGCGCAACCTGGAGGAGCGCGTGGGGTACGAGGGCCGGCGGTTGCTGGCGCGCGGCGTCGCGCCCCTGCACGAGGGCCTGTCCCAGTGGCTCAGTCCGAAGGAGGCTCCGCGCGAGCGCCAGTTCCGCGCCATTCCAGTGGATGACTGGCTGAAGTTCGCCGAGCGGCAGCTCGCCCGCGCCGAGGAGTACCCGCTCGTCAACCGCATCACCACGCGCATCAACCGGCTGAGCAATCCGGCGCGCGCCAGCGCCAAGGACGTGCGCTGGCTGCTGCGCGAGGGCGGGGAGCGCGAGCCGCGCAAGGTGGTGGAGCAGTTCGCCTCGTGGATCCGCCGCGGGGAGATGGTGTGCTACCGCACGGGGTTCGACTTCAAGCGGGGCTTCTCGAAGATCCACATCCCCATGGCCATCATCTTCGGGGACATGGATCCGCTGGCGTCGCTGGAGTCCACACGCAGCGTGTACCACGCGGCCAAGAGCGAGTACCTCCTCTGGCGGCCGGTGAAGGGCAACAGCCACCTCGAGCTGACGATGGGGCACGACATCCGGCAGATCTGCTACGACATCAAGAACCTCATCGAGTACGCGCGCACCCACCGTACGCGCGGGCCCGCGCTGCCCCGGATAGAGAAGTAG
- a CDS encoding phage holin family protein, which yields MAVSSEQTERGLGPLVARLTDGLTRLVSQHLTLARAELVEDARLVGSDLARLAAFVPFVLVGYGFLCAALAVALANWLGFAGSLALVGGLNLVGGIVGVSRSAARLKAHRVMDETKNELNRSVTALAQSEGPHGR from the coding sequence ATGGCTGTGAGTAGCGAACAGACGGAGCGTGGGCTGGGCCCGCTCGTCGCGAGGTTGACAGATGGTCTCACCCGGCTGGTGTCGCAGCACCTGACGCTGGCGCGCGCGGAGCTGGTGGAGGACGCGCGCCTGGTGGGCTCGGATCTGGCGCGCCTCGCCGCCTTCGTCCCCTTCGTGCTGGTGGGCTACGGCTTCCTGTGCGCGGCGCTCGCCGTGGCGCTGGCGAACTGGCTGGGCTTCGCCGGGTCGCTCGCGCTGGTGGGCGGACTCAACCTCGTGGGCGGAATCGTGGGCGTGTCCCGCTCGGCCGCCCGCCTCAAGGCACATCGGGTCATGGACGAAACGAAGAACGAACTCAATCGCAGTGTGACGGCGCTCGCTCAGTCGGAGGGTCCTCATGGCCGCTGA
- a CDS encoding LPS-assembly protein LptD translates to MSLLMPVAVVLLVSAQLPLSTPLQLPTGETAQLAADDVSYAQEQRVLTARGHAVLSSGPVVLRADEISYDQAHETAVARGNVMLVNGLMAAVADELSVDLESSEAVVQGGLFMEKRGVTPQQLLQAQTPQELRDLGETPVLMSGRRIKRTGDNTYQVEGIALAPCLCGESVPSWRVEASSARVEMGRYASLTLPVVFVRSVPVLAVPWLYLPLSERQSGLLFPRPTSSAISGFGLELPVFITLGRSYDLTLSPGFYLGGGEVDVTRNIGNQDITRKEPQSYGIRGPRLLTEFRYAPAVGTEGRVSLGLLYDLRPVRNPVTAGFFLTDTGDLLRTPRGLRGEASLQHRQDLGGGWYDRIEAFAISDGFYTRDLTADIVARAAQYLSSSGVIYRRGEDQWVGLEVGLRQDIRWGYDLFGRSTVPAGASGSPAITAAPRTFQKLPTLSWVLAERPLGGSRLVGGMRVEFTRLSPLLSLFGDEGLDGHFESDGQWVVPGGTVREPDVAQGNGIFDGADREARDRVDLLPRLSSSFALGSFARLSPALSVRQDFYLGEVTGRTAQRGYPILDLVLDSRLGRTFELGGVSLLHSIEPSITLRYVPIVWGGLPSPGALPDSPGQPYDEIDSALPSTSAGVARRFLHAVVELNQTLHTRRGSSREELLRLSVGQGFDLSRFAPSPGGGPSESDQPLARDTFGRLSARLGRFSGTGVLRYDPNSRQITQLSADFRVDVPHANLYARYDDLLGEGSDRLRRGLDALVGPAPRSAQRAQFLTAGTQATFGVGIGLRYEALLQPQTRTDSPLLQQTFGVSYGPACNCWRVEGLARLARGQACPEFGLNLTVTGVGTFGTGG, encoded by the coding sequence ATGAGCCTGCTGATGCCGGTGGCGGTCGTGCTGCTCGTCTCGGCACAGCTGCCCCTGTCCACCCCACTGCAACTGCCCACGGGAGAGACCGCGCAGCTGGCGGCCGATGACGTCTCCTACGCGCAGGAGCAGCGAGTGCTCACCGCGCGCGGACACGCGGTGCTCAGCTCCGGCCCCGTCGTGCTGCGCGCCGACGAGATCTCCTACGATCAGGCCCACGAGACGGCCGTGGCCCGGGGCAACGTCATGCTCGTCAACGGGCTGATGGCGGCCGTGGCGGACGAGCTGTCCGTGGACCTCGAGTCCTCCGAGGCCGTCGTCCAGGGGGGCCTCTTCATGGAGAAGCGTGGCGTCACGCCCCAGCAGCTTCTCCAGGCCCAGACGCCCCAGGAGTTGCGTGACCTGGGCGAGACGCCCGTGTTGATGAGCGGCAGGCGCATCAAGCGCACCGGCGACAACACCTACCAGGTGGAGGGAATTGCCCTGGCCCCGTGCTTGTGCGGGGAGAGCGTGCCCTCCTGGCGCGTGGAGGCCAGCAGCGCCCGCGTGGAGATGGGCCGGTATGCCTCGCTCACCTTGCCCGTGGTGTTCGTGCGCTCGGTTCCGGTGCTCGCGGTGCCCTGGTTGTACCTGCCCCTGTCCGAGCGCCAATCGGGTCTGCTCTTCCCCCGGCCCACGTCGAGTGCCATCTCCGGTTTCGGCCTGGAGCTGCCGGTGTTCATCACGCTCGGCCGGAGCTACGACCTCACCCTCTCGCCGGGCTTCTACCTGGGCGGCGGCGAGGTGGACGTCACGCGGAACATCGGCAACCAGGACATCACCCGCAAGGAGCCGCAGAGCTATGGCATCCGCGGCCCGCGTCTGCTCACCGAGTTCCGCTACGCGCCCGCCGTGGGAACCGAGGGCCGTGTCTCCCTCGGTCTGCTCTATGATCTGCGGCCCGTGCGCAACCCCGTGACGGCGGGCTTCTTCCTCACGGACACGGGGGACCTCCTCCGCACGCCGCGCGGGCTGCGGGGCGAGGCGTCCCTGCAACACCGTCAGGACCTGGGCGGCGGGTGGTACGACCGCATCGAGGCCTTCGCCATCTCCGATGGGTTCTACACGCGCGACCTCACCGCCGACATCGTGGCCCGCGCGGCCCAGTACCTGAGCAGCTCCGGCGTCATCTACCGCCGGGGCGAGGACCAGTGGGTGGGCCTGGAAGTGGGCCTGCGCCAGGACATCCGCTGGGGCTACGATCTCTTCGGGCGCTCCACGGTGCCCGCCGGGGCTTCGGGCTCCCCGGCCATCACCGCCGCGCCCCGTACCTTCCAGAAGCTGCCCACCCTGAGCTGGGTACTCGCCGAGCGGCCACTCGGTGGCAGCCGTCTCGTCGGGGGCATGCGGGTGGAGTTCACCCGGCTCTCTCCCCTGCTGTCGCTCTTCGGTGACGAGGGCCTGGACGGCCACTTCGAGTCCGATGGCCAGTGGGTGGTGCCGGGAGGCACCGTGCGCGAGCCCGACGTGGCCCAGGGCAATGGCATCTTCGATGGCGCCGATCGCGAGGCGCGCGACCGGGTGGATCTGCTTCCCCGCCTGTCCTCCTCCTTCGCCCTCGGCTCCTTCGCCCGGCTGTCCCCCGCGCTCTCCGTGCGTCAGGACTTCTACCTGGGCGAGGTGACGGGGCGCACCGCGCAGCGCGGCTATCCCATCCTGGACCTCGTGCTGGACTCGCGTCTCGGACGCACCTTCGAGCTGGGCGGCGTCTCGCTGCTCCACTCGATCGAGCCGTCCATCACCCTGCGCTACGTGCCCATCGTCTGGGGAGGCCTGCCCTCGCCGGGTGCCCTGCCCGACAGCCCGGGGCAGCCCTACGATGAGATCGACTCCGCGCTGCCCTCGACGTCGGCGGGCGTGGCGCGCCGCTTCCTCCATGCCGTGGTGGAGTTGAACCAGACCCTCCACACCCGCCGGGGCTCCTCCCGCGAGGAACTCCTCCGGCTGAGCGTGGGGCAGGGCTTCGACCTGTCCCGGTTCGCTCCCTCGCCAGGCGGCGGCCCGAGCGAGAGCGACCAACCCCTCGCACGGGACACTTTTGGCCGCCTCAGCGCCCGGCTGGGTCGATTCAGCGGCACGGGGGTGCTGCGTTATGACCCGAACTCCCGGCAAATCACTCAACTCAGCGCGGATTTCCGGGTGGATGTGCCTCACGCCAACCTCTATGCCCGGTATGACGATCTGCTGGGCGAGGGCTCGGATCGCCTGCGCCGTGGCCTGGATGCCCTCGTAGGGCCTGCGCCAAGGAGTGCCCAGCGAGCACAGTTCCTCACAGCGGGGACCCAGGCGACCTTCGGCGTCGGGATTGGACTGCGGTACGAGGCGCTCCTGCAGCCTCAAACACGCACCGACTCCCCTCTCCTACAGCAGACATTTGGTGTATCCTACGGACCGGCGTGTAACTGCTGGCGTGTCGAAGGACTGGCCAGGCTCGCGAGGGGGCAAGCATGCCCCGAGTTCGGTCTGAACCTCACCGTGACCGGAGTCGGGACGTTTGGGACTGGGGGTTGA
- a CDS encoding DUF3618 domain-containing protein, whose amino-acid sequence MAAEHKARATPRTPEEIRAEIERTRAELSHSVSALREEVAWRTDWREWVMRRPLACVGAAFFIGFVIGNSQRR is encoded by the coding sequence ATGGCCGCTGAGCACAAGGCGCGCGCCACGCCGCGCACCCCCGAGGAGATCCGCGCGGAGATCGAGCGCACCCGCGCCGAGCTCAGTCACTCCGTGAGCGCCCTGCGCGAGGAGGTCGCCTGGCGCACCGACTGGCGCGAGTGGGTGATGCGCCGGCCCCTGGCGTGCGTGGGCGCGGCTTTCTTCATCGGATTCGTCATCGGCAATAGCCAACGGCGCTGA
- a CDS encoding enoyl-CoA hydratase/isomerase family protein has product MEAGESVVRYEAEGGQARLIIHRERARNALSPEVLHGLLEALTRAEADPTVRVVVLTGAGERVFCAGGDLGQLGGEGGFLATHEGRRAYGQLLLRLQDVRKPTVARVNGHALAGGLGLVLACDLAVAAEHAELGTPEIDVGLFPMMMMALLHRHVGRKRALEMVLTGERLSARDALGLGLLNRVVPAEGLEASVAELVGKLAGKSQAVLALGRRAFFTAEDLPLPAALEYLSSQLSLNVLAEDAAEGISAFREKRPPKWNDR; this is encoded by the coding sequence ATGGAAGCAGGAGAGTCCGTCGTCCGGTACGAAGCCGAAGGTGGGCAAGCGCGTCTGATCATCCACCGGGAGCGGGCGCGCAACGCGCTCTCCCCCGAGGTGCTGCACGGCCTGCTCGAGGCACTCACTCGCGCCGAGGCGGACCCCACGGTGCGCGTGGTGGTGCTCACGGGCGCGGGGGAGCGGGTGTTCTGCGCCGGGGGAGATCTCGGGCAGCTCGGTGGGGAAGGGGGCTTTCTCGCCACGCACGAGGGGCGCCGCGCCTACGGCCAGTTGCTGCTGCGCCTGCAGGACGTGCGCAAGCCCACGGTGGCGCGCGTCAACGGGCATGCGCTCGCGGGAGGCCTGGGACTGGTGCTCGCGTGCGACCTGGCCGTGGCCGCCGAGCACGCCGAGCTGGGCACGCCGGAGATCGACGTGGGGCTCTTCCCCATGATGATGATGGCGCTCTTGCACCGGCACGTGGGCCGCAAGCGCGCCCTGGAGATGGTGCTCACGGGCGAGCGGCTGTCGGCGCGCGACGCGCTCGGGCTGGGCCTGCTCAACCGCGTGGTGCCCGCGGAGGGACTGGAGGCCTCGGTGGCCGAGCTGGTGGGCAAGCTCGCCGGCAAGAGCCAGGCGGTGCTGGCCCTGGGCCGCCGGGCCTTCTTCACCGCCGAGGATCTGCCCCTGCCCGCCGCGCTCGAGTACCTGTCCTCGCAGCTCTCGCTCAACGTGCTCGCCGAGGACGCCGCCGAGGGCATCAGCGCGTTTCGCGAGAAGCGGCCCCCGAAGTGGAACGATCGCTAG
- a CDS encoding bifunctional folylpolyglutamate synthase/dihydrofolate synthase, whose protein sequence is MLPRTPAEALEFFSRLSPSSIKLGLERVEAALEALGHPERRFPALHVAGTNGKGSTCAFASAALHAAGHRVGLYTSPHLVRVNERIRVDGVEISDETFGQRILEVLERHPEAATSLTYFEFGTVVAFWHFAREAVDVAVVEVGLGGRLDATRACVPLVTAITPVSFDHMEYLGNTLGAIAAEKAGILKPGVPVVLSRQAPEALEVLERLARERQAPVLLEGRDFHLGQRPGGGLAYEGSGLSLEGLSLSLRGEHQWQNAAVALAALEQLSARGVRVPPEALRTGLAGARWPGRLEELGGSPPVLLDGAHNPAGVGVLLEGLRSLYPGRRVHCVFGVVADKDRGPMLRALLPACSSVHLTPLDTPRSLSPESYLDKARALCENAYSYASLDAALAGALAQAAPSDVLLCTGSLFLVGSVRAKWGGNLGALHQHS, encoded by the coding sequence ATGCTCCCCCGGACGCCCGCCGAGGCCCTGGAGTTCTTCTCCCGGCTGAGCCCCTCCAGCATCAAGCTCGGCCTCGAGCGCGTGGAGGCGGCCCTGGAGGCGCTCGGCCATCCCGAGCGGCGCTTCCCCGCGCTGCACGTGGCGGGCACCAACGGCAAGGGCAGCACCTGCGCGTTCGCCTCGGCGGCCCTCCACGCCGCGGGCCACCGGGTGGGGCTCTACACCTCACCCCACCTGGTGCGCGTCAACGAGCGCATCCGCGTGGACGGGGTGGAGATCTCCGACGAGACCTTCGGTCAGCGCATCCTCGAGGTGCTGGAGCGCCACCCCGAGGCGGCCACCTCGCTCACGTACTTCGAGTTCGGCACCGTGGTGGCCTTCTGGCACTTCGCGCGCGAGGCCGTGGACGTGGCCGTGGTGGAGGTGGGGCTCGGAGGCCGTCTGGACGCCACGCGCGCCTGTGTGCCGCTCGTCACCGCCATCACCCCGGTGTCCTTCGATCACATGGAGTACCTGGGCAACACCCTGGGGGCCATCGCCGCGGAGAAGGCGGGCATCCTCAAGCCGGGCGTGCCGGTGGTGCTCAGCCGCCAGGCGCCCGAGGCGCTCGAGGTCCTCGAGCGTCTGGCCCGGGAGCGTCAGGCTCCCGTGCTCCTGGAGGGCCGTGACTTCCACCTGGGGCAGCGTCCCGGAGGCGGCCTCGCCTACGAGGGGAGCGGACTGTCGCTGGAGGGCCTGTCCCTCAGCCTGCGGGGCGAGCATCAGTGGCAGAACGCCGCGGTGGCCCTGGCCGCGCTGGAGCAACTCTCCGCGCGGGGCGTGCGCGTCCCGCCCGAGGCCCTGCGGACCGGGCTTGCTGGAGCCCGCTGGCCTGGACGCCTGGAGGAACTCGGTGGCTCGCCCCCCGTGTTGCTGGATGGCGCACACAACCCCGCGGGGGTGGGCGTGCTGCTCGAGGGCCTGCGCTCGCTCTATCCTGGGCGCCGGGTGCACTGCGTCTTCGGTGTGGTGGCCGACAAGGACCGGGGCCCCATGTTGCGCGCGCTCCTTCCCGCCTGTTCCTCGGTCCACTTGACGCCGCTGGACACCCCACGCTCGCTCTCTCCCGAGAGCTACCTCGACAAGGCCCGTGCCTTGTGCGAGAATGCCTACTCCTACGCCTCCCTGGACGCGGCGCTCGCGGGGGCACTCGCCCAAGCCGCACCCTCGGACGTACTCCTGTGTACGGGTTCACTGTTCCTGGTGGGCTCGGTCCGCGCCAAATGGGGCGGAAACCTTGGCGCGTTGCATCAGCATTCGTAG
- a CDS encoding AMIN domain-containing protein, with translation MRSSTIKSSPSAFVLLLITCVLGSARALAQESGAGNLNSISSVNVRGGTVEIVGTKKPNFTTFTLTDPPRLVIDISEAVFSGVKEDITVGNGTITAIRTASYGSDESAIARVLIGYEREVDTDIQARGNSLVVSVAGGTAAQAAAPSGPAPTTDAAPAATGTDTQQAGASAQAAQEEQKRQEAAAAQAAQAAQEERKRQELAAAQAAEQEQAEARRQAEARAAAERKTEEERAQQERATQAAEKQRQQEEARAAADARRESEAQASEAKRRQAAEDRARRESEAQAAAEERRRQQEEAREARAARVAQAETPRREPARQEGPPSVSSRRKTMTLVGFKQERGASRVFVRTNEPVRYSVSPAGDKLVVVELENTVIAEENNTRAMDTSFFNTAVASVDANPGPSRSVRVSIRLKQQVPYETRQEGNELSIEFQRPASR, from the coding sequence ATGCGTTCGTCCACCATCAAGTCGTCTCCGAGTGCCTTCGTCCTCCTCTTGATCACGTGCGTGCTGGGATCGGCCCGGGCGCTGGCGCAGGAGTCGGGCGCGGGCAATCTCAACTCCATCTCCAGCGTGAACGTGAGGGGAGGGACGGTGGAGATCGTGGGCACGAAGAAGCCCAACTTCACCACCTTCACGCTGACGGATCCGCCGCGGCTCGTCATCGACATCTCCGAGGCCGTCTTCTCCGGCGTGAAGGAGGACATCACCGTGGGCAATGGCACCATCACCGCCATCCGCACGGCGAGCTATGGCTCGGATGAATCGGCCATCGCCCGGGTGCTCATCGGCTACGAGCGCGAGGTGGACACGGACATCCAGGCGCGGGGCAACTCCCTGGTGGTGAGCGTGGCGGGGGGCACGGCGGCCCAAGCGGCGGCTCCCTCCGGCCCGGCGCCGACGACGGACGCTGCGCCCGCGGCCACCGGCACCGACACGCAGCAGGCGGGCGCGTCGGCACAGGCGGCACAGGAAGAGCAGAAGCGGCAGGAGGCCGCCGCGGCCCAGGCCGCCCAGGCGGCGCAGGAGGAGCGCAAGCGGCAGGAACTCGCCGCGGCCCAGGCCGCCGAGCAGGAGCAGGCGGAGGCGCGGCGTCAGGCCGAGGCTCGAGCCGCGGCCGAGCGCAAGACCGAGGAGGAGCGCGCCCAGCAGGAGCGCGCGACCCAGGCCGCCGAGAAGCAACGGCAGCAGGAGGAGGCGCGGGCCGCGGCCGACGCCCGCCGGGAGTCGGAGGCCCAGGCCTCCGAGGCGAAGCGGCGCCAGGCCGCCGAGGATCGGGCCCGCCGGGAGTCGGAGGCCCAGGCCGCGGCCGAGGAGCGGCGGCGCCAGCAGGAGGAGGCCCGGGAGGCGCGCGCGGCGCGTGTCGCCCAGGCGGAGACGCCCCGGAGGGAACCGGCACGACAGGAGGGTCCTCCCTCCGTGTCCTCGCGCCGCAAGACGATGACGTTGGTGGGCTTCAAGCAGGAGCGGGGGGCCTCGCGCGTCTTCGTGCGCACCAACGAGCCCGTGCGCTACTCCGTCTCGCCCGCGGGCGACAAGCTGGTGGTGGTGGAGCTGGAGAACACCGTCATCGCCGAGGAGAACAACACCCGCGCGATGGACACCTCCTTCTTCAACACGGCGGTGGCCTCGGTGGACGCCAACCCGGGCCCCTCGCGCTCGGTGCGCGTCTCCATCCGGCTCAAGCAGCAGGTGCCCTACGAGACACGTCAGGAGGGCAACGAGCTGTCGATCGAGTTCCAGCGCCCGGCCTCCCGTTGA
- a CDS encoding helix-turn-helix domain-containing protein, with translation MSELGKRIGQRIRELRTQRPERWTQEELAERAQISVSFLSMIERGERVAHVETLAALANALGVSLGELFAGTEETPAQTEDLLRPLSDFARARGLTARDVDRLLGVARAMFNGSVA, from the coding sequence GTGTCGGAACTCGGAAAACGTATCGGACAGCGCATTCGTGAACTTCGCACCCAGCGCCCGGAGCGCTGGACCCAAGAAGAGCTCGCGGAACGGGCACAAATCAGCGTCTCCTTTCTTTCGATGATCGAAAGGGGAGAGCGGGTCGCCCATGTTGAAACCCTTGCCGCCCTGGCCAATGCCCTGGGCGTGAGTCTCGGCGAGCTCTTCGCCGGAACAGAAGAGACGCCGGCCCAGACGGAGGATCTGCTGCGGCCGTTGTCGGACTTCGCCCGCGCCCGGGGCCTGACCGCCCGGGACGTGGATCGCCTGCTGGGCGTGGCGCGCGCCATGTTCAACGGCTCCGTGGCCTGA